From a region of the Methylocystis hirsuta genome:
- a CDS encoding sigma-70 family RNA polymerase sigma factor, translating to MSELSDTSNHRESRWRALMASAQDGDHAAYGELLSDLFPVLRRFVMRRWPNAHDTEDVVQEILVSIHTVRQTYDRGRPFTPWLMTIAARRVADAARSRYARGANETTVDILPETFDGDGAKSEQETRDDREALRRAMAILPAGQRQAIELIKIQGLSLDEASQVTGKSVGSLKVGIHRAIKAMREALERNG from the coding sequence ATGAGCGAATTGAGCGATACGTCGAACCACCGGGAAAGCCGCTGGCGCGCGCTAATGGCGTCGGCGCAGGACGGCGATCATGCGGCGTATGGCGAGCTCTTGTCCGATCTCTTTCCCGTTTTGCGCCGGTTCGTCATGCGAAGATGGCCGAACGCGCATGACACGGAAGACGTGGTTCAGGAAATCCTGGTGTCCATTCACACGGTGCGCCAGACCTATGATCGCGGGCGTCCGTTTACGCCCTGGCTGATGACCATCGCGGCGCGGCGCGTCGCCGACGCCGCGCGGAGTCGTTACGCGCGCGGCGCCAACGAAACGACGGTCGATATTTTGCCTGAAACCTTTGACGGCGACGGCGCGAAATCCGAACAAGAGACGAGGGACGATCGCGAGGCCCTTCGCAGAGCCATGGCGATCCTGCCGGCTGGCCAGCGCCAGGCGATTGAACTGATCAAGATCCAAGGTCTTTCGCTGGACGAAGCGTCTCAGGTCACGGGGAAGAGCGTCGGTTCGCTGAAAGTCGGAATCCATAGAGCCATCAAAGCGATGCGGGAGGCCCTGGAGCGGAATGGCTAG
- a CDS encoding efflux RND transporter periplasmic adaptor subunit, giving the protein MLLTFVATRGGDGHGRVVSAVFKTLAALVFLAQSAVARAEGPAPEVVVSRPLARMIPRWDEYTGRFEALKQVEVRARVSGALEKINFTDGQFVKAGDVLFVIDQRPYQIAVDSARAELTRAQAQAVASTRDYARAREMTQGRTITARDVDQRKASNDIAKAQVLSAEAALRNAELNLEWTQVRAPIAGRVSDRRVDSGNLVQGGQADATLLTTIVTLDPIHFIFDASEADYIRYARSAERPKETSREFKNRVSVRLADETEWTRSGVMDFMDNQLNRRSGTIRGRAVFDNKDYFLTPGTFGRLRLFGGDVSALLIPDAAVVSDQTSKTVLVVSDDNKVIAKSVSLGPIHNGLRVIQSGLDAKDRIVIGGLANPMVRSGATVQLKEGEIKEAPVAVSDR; this is encoded by the coding sequence ATGCTGTTGACTTTTGTGGCGACGCGCGGCGGCGATGGTCACGGGAGAGTCGTAAGCGCAGTGTTTAAAACGCTCGCGGCGTTGGTGTTTCTCGCCCAATCAGCGGTGGCGCGCGCAGAGGGTCCGGCCCCGGAAGTGGTGGTCTCCCGCCCGCTCGCCAGGATGATCCCGCGCTGGGACGAATATACGGGTCGTTTCGAGGCCTTAAAGCAGGTCGAGGTGCGCGCCCGCGTCTCCGGCGCTCTGGAGAAGATCAATTTCACCGATGGGCAGTTCGTCAAAGCCGGCGACGTCCTCTTCGTCATCGATCAGCGGCCGTATCAGATCGCGGTCGACAGCGCGCGTGCGGAACTCACTCGGGCGCAGGCGCAAGCCGTGGCGTCGACCCGCGATTATGCCCGCGCGCGGGAGATGACGCAGGGCCGCACCATTACCGCGCGCGACGTCGATCAGCGCAAAGCGAGCAATGATATCGCCAAGGCGCAGGTCTTGAGCGCCGAAGCCGCGCTTCGCAACGCGGAGCTCAATCTGGAATGGACGCAGGTTCGCGCGCCGATCGCCGGGCGCGTGTCGGACCGTCGCGTCGATTCGGGCAATCTCGTTCAGGGCGGACAGGCGGATGCGACGTTGCTCACGACGATCGTGACGCTCGATCCGATTCACTTCATCTTCGACGCCTCGGAGGCCGACTACATTCGCTATGCGCGCTCAGCGGAGCGTCCGAAAGAGACCTCGCGCGAGTTCAAAAATCGCGTTTCGGTGCGCCTTGCTGACGAGACCGAGTGGACCCGCAGCGGCGTCATGGACTTCATGGACAATCAGCTCAATCGGCGCTCCGGCACGATCCGTGGCCGGGCCGTCTTCGACAACAAGGACTATTTTCTGACGCCCGGCACCTTTGGTCGCCTGCGCCTGTTCGGCGGCGACGTCTCGGCGTTGCTCATTCCCGACGCGGCCGTCGTCTCCGATCAAACGAGCAAGACCGTGCTTGTCGTGTCGGACGACAACAAGGTCATCGCCAAATCGGTGAGTCTTGGCCCCATTCACAATGGTCTGCGCGTGATCCAATCCGGCCTCGACGCGAAGGATCGGATCGTGATCGGCGGGCTCGCAAATCCGATGGTTCGATCCGGCGCGACCGTTCAGCTCAAGGAAGGCGAGATCAAGGAAGCGCCTGTCGCGGTCAGCGACCGATAG
- a CDS encoding efflux RND transporter permease subunit — protein sequence MRISHFFIERPIFAAVLSVLLTLAGAIAQGALPVSEYPEIAPPTVNISATYPGASADVIAETVASPIEQEVNGVDDMLYIASQSTGDGRVSIDVVFKPGVNIDLARVLVQNRVAIANPRLPEEVTRFGVVVKKASPDLMMVVHLLSRDGSRDQQYISNYATLYVKDAIARIDGVGDARLFGARDYSMRVWLDPAKVEARDLTAGDVIAALRGANLQVAAGAVNQPPAASAGAFQLSVQTLGRLSTPEQFGDIVIRADADGQIYLRDIARIEFGAQDYTLNAYLNHDVATALGIFQRPGSNALQTAEAVKQEMERLKKNFPAGVDYTVVYNPTEFIQQSVDEVVHTLLEAIVLVVLVVILFLQTWRAAIIPVAAIPVSLIGSFAVMKAAGLSFNTLSLFGLVLAIGIVVDDAIVVVENVERYLAQGLSPKEAAHKTMDEVGGALIAIALVLCGVFIPTAFISGLQGAFYKQFAITIASATLISAFVSLTLSPALAAVLLKPHDVEEEEKAHRLSWAHAPLRRFFDAFNSAFDWVSTAYGAATGRLVRLGVVMLAVYAILIFFAFDLLRRTPTGLIPQLDRGYVIAAFQLPPGATLDRTDKVMRAATDIILKRAGVRDAVVFTGFDGATFTNAPNTGVIFVTLEAFEERAKKGLSSAQIQADLYGQLSKLNDAFVFVLAPASVPGIGTGGGLKGYVQDRAGRGLPALENATWALAGAAGQSGEFTQAFTLFNTRTPQIFADVDRTKAELIGVPISRVFETLSVYLGSTFVNDFNVLGRTYRVMAQADDPFRLTLRDIANLKTRSASGAMAPIGAVAAFRDTTGAFRVPRYNLYPAAEVQLNLARGVSSGQGIAAVEKLAAEKLPQGFGFEWTEIALQEKLAGHTAAIAFGLAVVFVFLLLAALCESLLLPVSVILIVPMCILAAMLGVVSRGLDRNILVEIGLVVLIGLAAKNAILIIEFAKQAEDAGQSKFDAAVTAARTRLRPILMTSLAFILGVLPLAVAEGAGAEMRQSIGTAVFFGMLGVTLFGLAFTPTFYVVVRIFARYLKSGSARESTPAAARSGGSFAQEIGLHEAKKIDLGRAKRWLDGLRRKLQ from the coding sequence ATGCGCATTTCGCACTTCTTCATCGAGCGGCCGATCTTTGCGGCGGTGCTTTCCGTGCTTCTGACGCTTGCGGGCGCGATTGCGCAAGGCGCGCTTCCCGTCTCCGAATATCCGGAAATCGCGCCGCCGACGGTGAATATCAGCGCAACTTATCCCGGCGCGTCGGCGGACGTGATCGCCGAGACCGTGGCCTCGCCCATCGAGCAGGAGGTCAATGGCGTCGACGACATGCTCTATATCGCGTCGCAGTCGACAGGCGACGGACGCGTGTCGATCGACGTCGTGTTCAAGCCGGGCGTCAACATCGATCTCGCGCGGGTGCTCGTTCAGAACCGCGTCGCCATCGCCAATCCGCGGTTGCCGGAGGAGGTGACGCGCTTTGGCGTCGTGGTGAAGAAGGCCTCGCCCGACCTGATGATGGTCGTCCATCTGCTGTCGCGCGACGGCTCGCGCGACCAGCAATATATTTCGAACTACGCGACGCTTTACGTGAAGGACGCCATCGCCCGAATCGACGGCGTCGGCGACGCGCGCCTGTTTGGCGCGAGAGACTATTCGATGCGCGTCTGGCTCGATCCCGCGAAAGTCGAGGCGCGCGATCTGACGGCGGGCGACGTCATCGCCGCTTTGCGCGGCGCCAATCTGCAAGTCGCCGCGGGCGCGGTCAATCAACCGCCGGCGGCCTCGGCGGGCGCCTTCCAGCTTTCGGTGCAGACTCTGGGACGGCTCAGCACGCCGGAGCAATTCGGCGACATCGTCATCCGCGCCGACGCCGACGGCCAGATTTATCTGCGCGACATCGCGCGCATCGAATTCGGCGCGCAGGACTATACGCTCAACGCCTATCTCAACCACGACGTTGCGACGGCGCTCGGCATCTTTCAGCGTCCCGGCTCGAACGCCTTGCAGACGGCCGAAGCCGTCAAGCAGGAGATGGAGCGGCTCAAGAAGAATTTCCCCGCCGGCGTCGATTACACGGTCGTCTACAATCCCACCGAATTCATCCAGCAGTCGGTGGACGAAGTTGTCCATACATTGCTCGAGGCCATCGTCCTCGTCGTCCTCGTCGTCATCCTGTTTCTGCAGACATGGCGGGCGGCGATCATTCCCGTCGCGGCGATTCCGGTGTCGCTGATCGGCAGCTTCGCCGTGATGAAGGCCGCCGGCCTCAGCTTCAATACGCTCTCGCTCTTCGGCCTGGTGCTCGCCATCGGCATCGTCGTCGACGACGCGATTGTCGTCGTGGAGAATGTCGAGCGCTATCTCGCGCAAGGGCTCTCGCCCAAGGAAGCCGCGCATAAGACGATGGATGAAGTCGGCGGGGCGCTGATCGCGATTGCGCTCGTGCTTTGCGGCGTGTTCATCCCCACCGCCTTCATCAGCGGCTTGCAGGGCGCGTTCTACAAGCAGTTCGCCATCACCATCGCGAGCGCCACGCTGATCTCAGCCTTTGTTTCGCTGACGCTGTCGCCGGCGCTGGCGGCGGTATTGTTGAAGCCGCATGATGTCGAGGAGGAGGAGAAGGCTCATCGGCTGAGCTGGGCGCATGCGCCGCTGCGTCGCTTCTTCGACGCCTTTAATTCTGCGTTCGATTGGGTGTCGACGGCATATGGCGCGGCGACGGGCCGTCTCGTGCGACTTGGCGTCGTGATGCTCGCCGTCTATGCGATCCTCATCTTTTTCGCCTTCGATCTGCTGCGTCGAACGCCGACCGGCCTCATTCCGCAACTCGATCGCGGCTATGTGATCGCCGCTTTCCAATTGCCGCCCGGAGCGACGCTCGATCGCACGGACAAGGTCATGCGCGCGGCGACCGACATTATTTTGAAACGTGCGGGCGTCAGGGACGCTGTCGTTTTCACCGGCTTTGACGGGGCGACATTCACCAATGCGCCGAACACCGGCGTGATCTTCGTCACGCTGGAGGCCTTCGAGGAACGTGCAAAGAAGGGGCTGTCCTCGGCGCAGATTCAAGCCGACCTTTACGGCCAACTGTCCAAGCTGAATGACGCCTTCGTCTTCGTGCTGGCGCCGGCTTCGGTGCCCGGAATCGGCACCGGCGGCGGCCTCAAGGGCTATGTGCAGGATCGCGCCGGGCGCGGACTTCCCGCGCTCGAAAACGCGACGTGGGCGCTGGCCGGCGCTGCCGGTCAGTCGGGAGAATTCACGCAGGCCTTCACGCTGTTCAACACGCGCACGCCGCAAATCTTCGCCGACGTCGATCGCACGAAGGCCGAGCTCATCGGCGTGCCGATCTCGCGCGTTTTCGAGACGCTCTCGGTCTATCTTGGCTCGACCTTCGTCAACGACTTCAATGTCCTTGGACGCACCTACCGCGTCATGGCGCAGGCCGATGATCCCTTTCGCCTGACGCTGCGCGACATCGCCAATCTGAAGACCCGCAGCGCCTCGGGCGCGATGGCGCCGATCGGCGCCGTCGCTGCGTTCCGCGACACGACGGGCGCGTTCCGCGTGCCGCGCTACAATCTCTATCCGGCCGCCGAGGTGCAGCTCAATCTCGCCCGCGGCGTCTCCTCCGGCCAGGGCATCGCGGCGGTCGAGAAACTCGCGGCGGAGAAGCTGCCGCAAGGATTCGGCTTCGAATGGACCGAGATCGCCCTGCAGGAGAAGCTTGCCGGACACACCGCCGCCATCGCGTTTGGCCTTGCGGTGGTTTTCGTCTTTCTGCTGCTCGCCGCGCTTTGTGAGAGCCTGCTCCTGCCGGTTTCGGTGATCCTCATCGTGCCGATGTGCATTCTCGCGGCGATGCTCGGGGTCGTCTCAAGGGGGCTCGATCGAAACATATTGGTCGAGATCGGGCTGGTCGTGCTGATTGGCCTCGCGGCGAAAAACGCCATTCTCATCATCGAATTCGCCAAGCAGGCGGAAGACGCCGGCCAATCGAAATTCGACGCCGCGGTCACCGCCGCACGCACGCGCCTTAGGCCCATTCTGATGACGTCGCTGGCTTTCATTCTCGGCGTGCTGCCGCTCGCCGTCGCCGAGGGCGCAGGCGCCGAAATGCGTCAGTCCATCGGCACGGCGGTGTTTTTCGGCATGCTCGGCGTGACGCTGTTCGGCCTCGCGTTCACGCCGACCTTTTACGTGGTCGTGCGCATTTTCGCGCGGTATCTCAAGTCGGGGAGCGCCCGCGAGTCCACGCCGGCGGCTGCGAGGTCGGGCGGGAGTTTCGCGCAAGAGATCGGCTTGCACGAAGCAAAAAAAATTGATCTTGGCCGAGCCAAGAGGTGGCTCGACGGCCTTCGGCGCAAGCTTCAATGA
- a CDS encoding DUF2282 domain-containing protein, which yields MSDKKLCAAFAIAGAFATAVALAETAKAANDQEKCFGVSLKGKNDCAAGPGTSCAGTSKTNYQGDAWKYVPKGTCTSIVTPKGKGSLEPISH from the coding sequence ATGTCAGACAAGAAGCTTTGCGCCGCTTTTGCGATCGCGGGCGCCTTCGCGACGGCCGTCGCTCTGGCTGAAACGGCCAAGGCCGCGAACGACCAAGAAAAGTGCTTTGGCGTCTCCTTGAAGGGCAAGAATGATTGCGCCGCGGGCCCGGGAACCAGCTGCGCGGGAACGTCAAAGACCAATTATCAGGGCGACGCATGGAAATATGTTCCCAAAGGCACGTGCACGTCTATCGTGACGCCCAAGGGCAAGGGCAGCCTCGAGCCGATTTCGCACTGA
- a CDS encoding GYD domain-containing protein, which translates to MPLFLAQFAYSPAAWSTFIKAPQDRAAASEALLRHFGGRLIGLYYTPGAEYDGFALFEAPDETTAAAIEIADVATGHLSRNRLTRVFSADETSAMLLQAATAPSITPKSAA; encoded by the coding sequence ATGCCCTTGTTCCTGGCGCAGTTTGCCTATTCTCCTGCCGCTTGGTCCACCTTCATCAAGGCGCCGCAGGACCGCGCCGCGGCTTCAGAAGCGCTTCTCAGGCACTTCGGCGGCCGCCTTATCGGATTATATTACACGCCCGGCGCAGAATATGACGGATTTGCGCTCTTCGAAGCGCCCGATGAAACCACCGCCGCGGCTATTGAGATCGCGGACGTCGCCACAGGGCATCTGAGCCGCAATCGCCTCACCAGAGTATTCTCGGCTGACGAGACAAGCGCAATGCTCCTGCAGGCGGCCACTGCCCCGAGCATAACGCCTAAAAGTGCGGCGTAG
- a CDS encoding NrsF family protein — MLNQDLIEALTDNCAPIRPLPHPAWRALVWFAVSLCYVAIVVAAMGVRPDFVAKIADPQFATELAAAFLTSVVAAAGAFSAGCPARPIWERFAAGFFFLIWVGALAVGCWRDVDAFGVSGLLSHSDIYCLPTILAISIPAAVLILSMVRRGAPIAPFVTIGLAALASTALAAAALRLSFRQDAAASVCIWQFGSVVLLTGIASLFGRALLHWTRRDQLIASFQAPRR; from the coding sequence ATGTTGAACCAAGACCTGATCGAAGCCCTGACCGACAATTGCGCGCCGATACGCCCGCTCCCGCATCCTGCGTGGCGCGCGCTCGTTTGGTTCGCGGTGTCGCTTTGTTATGTTGCGATCGTGGTGGCGGCAATGGGGGTGAGGCCCGACTTTGTCGCCAAGATCGCCGACCCGCAGTTTGCGACGGAGTTGGCTGCGGCGTTCCTGACGAGCGTCGTGGCGGCGGCGGGCGCCTTCAGCGCCGGCTGTCCGGCGCGCCCGATCTGGGAGCGGTTCGCCGCCGGATTTTTCTTCTTGATCTGGGTAGGCGCGCTCGCCGTTGGATGCTGGAGGGACGTCGACGCCTTCGGCGTGTCAGGTCTCCTCTCGCATTCGGACATTTATTGCCTGCCCACCATTCTCGCCATTAGCATCCCGGCGGCGGTATTGATCCTGTCGATGGTCAGGCGCGGCGCGCCTATCGCGCCATTCGTGACGATTGGGCTTGCCGCGCTTGCATCGACGGCCTTGGCGGCGGCGGCGCTACGTTTATCCTTCAGACAGGACGCGGCAGCGTCAGTCTGCATCTGGCAGTTCGGTTCCGTCGTCCTGCTGACGGGAATCGCCTCGCTGTTCGGCAGGGCGCTCCTGCACTGGACAAGGCGCGACCAGTTGATCGCCTCTTTTCAAGCGCCTCGCCGCTAA